DNA from Balaenoptera ricei isolate mBalRic1 chromosome 6, mBalRic1.hap2, whole genome shotgun sequence:
taaatatactaatattatgtgttaaaacattaaaattcattatttaatttgaatgtttttaaaaaatcaaaacattttcataGGATCCTACTGTGCCTAGTGGATAAGTTGGCCCTGCAGCCGTGGGTCAAGaattcaaatacatatataatccTATCAGCTAATATAAAGAATTGAGATCAACTGAGAATAACATGCTAACTGGCAACTAATAGTCATCTCCAGTGACaagcaaagaagagagagaggagggttcTCTGGTAGAATGGAGAACATGCTTCAAACCCAGTGGGTCAGTTATAACTGAGCTCCATAATGGAAACCGGTCCaatgttttcaaatattataattttttgaaGACAAGCTGAAAATAGATTTTATGCCATATCTcctacttttaaaatgttcatttttaaaacgtaattcaaatttaaaacacaGTGCAGGAATCACTGCCAAACAAAGCGTATCTGCCTGCTGCACCCAGACTATAGGTCACTGATTTGCAGTCAATGTGTTAACAGGTAGAACAAGTAGAAACGGCAATAAACTGGTTTGGGACCCAAACATCCTATAATCAAATGTGTTCTCTCTTAACCCTGAGAAAATCAGGTTAGGATTCCTGTTCTAGTGGCCTGGGCTTACAGTAAGAAATTTGTCCCAGAGTTATGCTGTTGCATCCAAACACAGAACTATAGTAACAAAGAATATGATTATTGAAAGAGGAGCTCTTGCAGACACTGTATTAACTAATATCTGTTCTATCATCCATAGAGTGCTGTTGGAGAAAGGATACATGCAATATGGGAAAGACCAATGATTCCACGTTGACAGAACTTGTCCTGGTTGGGCTTTCTGCCCACCCAAAGCTCCAGACAGTTTTCTTTGTGCTAGTTCTGTGGATGTACCTGATGATCCTGCTAGGAAATGGAGTCCTTATCTCTGTAATCATCTATGATTCTCATTTGCACACCCCCTtgtatttcttcctctgtaatcTTTCCTTTCTGGACATTTGATACACAAGCTCCTCTGTCCCATTAATTCTTGACAGATTTCTGACAGTAAGGAAAAGGGTTTCCTTCTCTGGATGCATGGTACAAATGTTTCTCTCTTTTGCCATGGGGCCTACAGTGTGTCTGCTTCTAGGCATGATGGCACTTGACTGCTACGTGGTCATCTGCTACCCACTGAGATACCTTGTCATCATGAGCAAAGGTGCTTATGTGCCCATGGCGGCTGGATCCTGGGTCGCTGGGATTGTTGACTCAGTGGTGCAGACATCTCTTGCAAAGCAATTACCATTCTGTGCTAACAGTGTCATTAATCATTTTGCCTGTGAAATTCTGGCTATCCTAAAACTGACCTGTGCTGATATTTCAATTAATGTGATCAGCATGGGAGGCTCAAATCTGATTGTTCTAGTTATTCCATTGCTAGTAATTTCCATCTCTTACTTTTTTATTGTTGCCGCTATTCTAAGGATCCCTTCCACGGAAGGAAAACGTAAGGTCTTTTCCACCTGTTCAGCCCACCTCACAGTGGTGATTATATTCTATGGAACCTACTTCTTCATGTATGCAAAGCCCAAGTCTAAAAGCTCTGCTGGTACAGATAATCAAGACATCATTGAGGCCTTCATCTCCCTCTTCTATGGAGTGATGACCCCCATGCTCAATCTTCTCAGCTACACTCTGAGGAATAAGGATATAAAGGCTGCTGTGAAGAGCATGCTGGGTAGGAAAAACTTCTCTGATGGAATATGAGTACTGATTTACACTATGAGACTCAGTATTCAAAGCTGCTACAGACACAAAATTCAAATAGGGAAAATTACCATGTGAAAACAAATTCACCACGTGTCATTCCAAACTATAAGatcttgtaaacagtgctgcagtgaacactggggtgcatgtatcccttctgaccatgtttttctcagggtatatgcccagtattgggattgcaggatcatatggtagctctatttttagttttttaaggaacctccatactgttctccatagtagctgcaccaatttaccttcccaccaacagtgtaggagggttcccttctctccacactctctccagcatgtactgattgtggattttttgatgataaccattctgactggtgtgaggtgatatctcattgtagttttgatttgcatttctctaataattagtgatgttgaacatcttttcatgtgcctcttggccatctgtatgtcttctttggggaaatgtctatttaggtcttctgcccatttttttgattgggttgtttgtttcaatAATATtaaagccacatgagctgtttgtaattTTGGGAGACTAATCtcttgtcagtcatatcatttgcaaatattttcttccattctgtgggttgtcttttcattttgtttatggtttcctttgctgtgtaaaagcttttgagtttaattaggtcccattcatttatttctgtatttatttccaatactctgggagatggattgaaaaagatatttcagagaatgttctgcctatgttttcctctaagagttttgtccattgacagacgaatggataaagaagatgtgctacatatatacaatggaatattaactcagtcattaaaaagaatgaaataatgccatttgcagcaacatggatggacatagagattgtcatactaagtgaaataagtcagacagagagagtgaaatatcatatgatatcacttatatgcagaatctaaaagaaaatgatacaaatgaactcatttacaa
Protein-coding regions in this window:
- the LOC132367913 gene encoding LOW QUALITY PROTEIN: olfactory receptor 13C8-like (The sequence of the model RefSeq protein was modified relative to this genomic sequence to represent the inferred CDS: substituted 1 base at 1 genomic stop codon), which produces MGKTNDSTLTELVLVGLSAHPKLQTVFFVLVLWMYLMILLGNGVLISVIIYDSHLHTPLYFFLCNLSFLDIXYTSSSVPLILDRFLTVRKRVSFSGCMVQMFLSFAMGPTVCLLLGMMALDCYVVICYPLRYLVIMSKGAYVPMAAGSWVAGIVDSVVQTSLAKQLPFCANSVINHFACEILAILKLTCADISINVISMGGSNLIVLVIPLLVISISYFFIVAAILRIPSTEGKRKVFSTCSAHLTVVIIFYGTYFFMYAKPKSKSSAGTDNQDIIEAFISLFYGVMTPMLNLLSYTLRNKDIKAAVKSMLGRKNFSDGI